The following proteins come from a genomic window of Paenibacillus spongiae:
- a CDS encoding glycoside hydrolase family 172 protein: MTAFNGIGMGLGNLARLSDAKTRSISPENFTGEKGKGGMATEGTGLSASGNLGQGWKISPSVSLQANASFTMAEIDGPGVIQHIWLTCHTDSWRHLILNIYWDDEESPSVRVPVGDFFCNGWCERSLVNSMPVSVNPANGFNSYWEMPFRQKAKVVMENVSDHNHTLYYQIDYTLTEVPADMAYFHAQWRRSNPLKYKEVHTIVDGIKGKGHYVGTYIAWQVNSNNWFGEGEVKFYMDGDGEFPTICGTGTEDYFGGAWNWDMSGQYVTYSTPFLGMHQHIKPDGLYKANQRFGMYRWHIMDPIRFEEDLRVTIQALGWRSHGKYLPLQDDIASVAFWYQSEPHQAHPALPDAYGLEVI; encoded by the coding sequence ATGACAGCGTTTAACGGAATTGGGATGGGACTCGGTAATTTGGCCAGACTATCGGATGCGAAGACGCGTTCGATATCGCCTGAGAATTTCACGGGTGAGAAGGGAAAAGGCGGCATGGCCACGGAAGGGACAGGCCTGTCCGCATCGGGTAATCTCGGTCAAGGCTGGAAAATATCGCCTTCGGTCTCGCTTCAGGCGAATGCTTCCTTCACCATGGCGGAAATCGACGGTCCCGGCGTCATTCAGCATATTTGGCTGACTTGCCACACGGATTCATGGCGCCATCTGATCCTGAATATCTATTGGGACGATGAAGAATCACCGTCCGTCCGCGTACCGGTGGGGGATTTCTTCTGCAACGGCTGGTGCGAGCGGAGCTTGGTCAATTCGATGCCGGTATCGGTTAATCCCGCGAACGGATTTAACAGCTATTGGGAAATGCCTTTCCGCCAAAAAGCCAAAGTCGTTATGGAAAATGTCAGCGACCATAACCATACCCTGTATTATCAAATCGACTACACCTTGACGGAAGTACCGGCCGATATGGCTTATTTCCATGCACAATGGCGCCGCAGCAATCCGCTCAAGTATAAAGAAGTGCATACGATCGTGGACGGCATCAAAGGAAAAGGGCATTATGTCGGTACTTACATTGCCTGGCAGGTAAACAGCAACAATTGGTTTGGCGAGGGCGAAGTGAAGTTCTATATGGATGGCGACGGCGAGTTCCCTACGATCTGCGGGACGGGAACGGAGGATTATTTCGGCGGTGCCTGGAACTGGGATATGAGCGGCCAATACGTTACTTATTCTACCCCGTTCCTCGGCATGCATCAGCATATCAAGCCGGACGGTCTGTATAAAGCCAATCAAAGGTTCGGCATGTACCGGTGGCACATTATGGATCCAATCCGGTTCGAAGAGGATCTTCGGGTTACAATCCAGGCGCTTGGCTGGAGGTCGCATGGCAAGTATTTGCCGCTGCAGGACGATATCGCCTCGGTGGCATTCTGGTACCAGTCCGAGCCGCACCAAGCCCATCCTGCGCTCCCGGATGCATACGGTCTTGAAGTCATATAG
- a CDS encoding D-2-hydroxyacid dehydrogenase — protein MKIVILDGYTLNPGDLSWEPLKALGDVTVHDRSSGDEILERSSGADVLLTNKTPLNAETIRQLPGLKYIGVLATGYNVVDTQAAAEQGIVVTNIPDYSTHSVAQLVFALLLEQCNHVAAHNAAVHAGRWSAGPDFTFTLHPLLELADKTMGIFGYGQIGQQVARLALAFGMKVIVHTRTEKRVEGLEEVRFVSEDALFAESDVISLHSPLTKETSGIVNKRTLGLMKPTAFLINTARGGHVVEHDLADALKGGRIAGAALDVLSAEPPAADHPLIGAPNCIITPHIAWETVEARQRLMEIAASNLRSFQDGEAVNRVN, from the coding sequence ATGAAAATTGTGATATTAGATGGATATACGCTCAATCCGGGCGATTTGTCATGGGAACCCTTGAAGGCGCTCGGAGACGTCACCGTACACGATCGGTCGTCAGGAGACGAGATTTTGGAACGGTCGTCCGGAGCGGACGTGCTGCTGACGAACAAGACGCCGCTTAACGCGGAAACGATCCGGCAGCTCCCCGGGTTGAAATACATCGGCGTGCTGGCGACAGGCTATAACGTCGTGGATACGCAAGCGGCTGCCGAGCAGGGTATCGTAGTAACCAATATTCCGGATTACAGCACGCACTCGGTCGCGCAGCTCGTGTTCGCTCTTTTGCTGGAACAGTGCAATCACGTGGCTGCTCACAATGCAGCCGTTCATGCCGGCCGCTGGTCGGCCGGACCGGATTTTACCTTTACGCTGCATCCGCTGCTCGAGCTCGCGGACAAAACGATGGGGATATTCGGTTATGGCCAGATCGGCCAACAGGTGGCCAGATTGGCGCTTGCTTTCGGCATGAAGGTAATCGTTCATACCCGCACCGAGAAGCGCGTCGAGGGGCTGGAAGAGGTTCGGTTCGTTTCAGAGGATGCGCTGTTTGCCGAATCGGACGTCATCTCCCTTCATAGCCCGCTGACGAAGGAGACCTCCGGCATCGTCAACAAGCGTACGCTTGGCTTGATGAAGCCGACTGCATTTCTCATTAATACGGCAAGGGGCGGCCACGTCGTCGAGCATGATTTGGCCGATGCATTGAAGGGAGGAAGGATTGCAGGCGCTGCGCTGGATGTCTTGTCGGCGGAGCCGCCTGCGGCAGATCATCCGCTCATTGGAGCGCCCAATTGTATCATTACGCCTCATATCGCATGGGAGACGGTCGAGGCGCGCCAACGGTTAATGGAAATTGCCGCTTCCAATTTGCGGTCGTTCCAAGACGGAGAAGCCGTCAACCGGGTAAACTGA
- a CDS encoding CidA/LrgA family protein: protein MRGFVIIIGFDGLGWLLHEGAGVPLPSHVLGLLLLTLALFTRLIKLEWVETAATVLTRHMMLFFVPLLAGVSVFIPMLSTAWPAIAVSLIAGTSAVTLLTGLAMRLLIGGHKEVKASHEQQHSVF from the coding sequence ATGAGGGGATTCGTCATCATCATCGGATTCGACGGTTTGGGTTGGCTGCTGCATGAGGGAGCGGGCGTACCGCTCCCTTCGCATGTATTGGGGCTGCTGCTGCTGACGCTGGCGCTGTTCACGCGCCTTATTAAGCTGGAATGGGTGGAAACGGCTGCGACGGTGCTAACCCGTCATATGATGTTATTTTTCGTGCCGCTCCTGGCGGGAGTATCTGTATTTATCCCTATGCTCAGCACGGCTTGGCCTGCTATTGCAGTCAGCCTTATTGCAGGCACCTCAGCAGTCACGCTGCTTACGGGCCTGGCGATGCGTCTTCTCATTGGCGGACATAAGGAGGTAAAGGCTTCGCATGAGCAGCAGCACTCTGTTTTCTAA
- a CDS encoding LrgB family protein, with translation MSSSTLFSNPLFGTTVTVLAYALSVKLHAKVRWLHPLLSAPLLVYLVLLAGSIDYEAYNAGGSIVTFFLGPATVALAVPLYKQAMRLRPMLRKLLAGALIGSVLGIAINALCVIAMGGSKALLLAVLPKSVTAPVAADLANWLGGSPELAAALTVLTGLIGSIAGPPLLRLARVDDYVASSIAIGASSHGIGSAKLLADSEEKGGISSFSMAACAIFTPLLLVPVNWFIL, from the coding sequence ATGAGCAGCAGCACTCTGTTTTCTAACCCGCTCTTCGGTACGACGGTGACCGTACTTGCTTACGCGCTTTCGGTTAAGCTTCATGCCAAGGTTCGATGGCTGCATCCCTTGCTGTCGGCGCCGCTTCTGGTTTACCTTGTGTTACTGGCCGGTTCCATTGACTATGAAGCTTACAATGCCGGAGGAAGTATCGTCACCTTCTTCCTTGGACCGGCAACGGTGGCATTGGCGGTGCCCTTATACAAACAAGCGATGCGGCTAAGACCTATGCTTCGCAAGCTGCTGGCCGGCGCGTTAATCGGCAGTGTGCTGGGCATTGCGATCAATGCCCTCTGCGTGATTGCGATGGGCGGATCGAAAGCGCTGCTGCTCGCTGTCCTGCCGAAATCCGTTACCGCTCCCGTAGCGGCGGATTTGGCTAATTGGCTTGGAGGCTCGCCGGAGCTTGCTGCGGCATTGACCGTGTTGACGGGGTTGATCGGAAGCATCGCGGGTCCTCCGCTGCTGCGTCTGGCGCGGGTGGACGATTACGTTGCTTCATCCATTGCCATCGGCGCTTCGTCGCACGGGATCGGTTCGGCCAAGCTGCTCGCGGATTCGGAAGAAAAGGGCGGGATCAGCAGCTTCTCGATGGCGGCATGCGCCATCTTTACCCCTTTGCTGCTCGTGCCGGTCAATTGGTTTATTTTGTAG
- a CDS encoding peptidylprolyl isomerase — protein sequence MNEKDEQQKDLELNKAGGNKEETKAPDNLPGANEVAASQEEPAAREENLDSPAYTGTETDDDRAAEDDKVENNGAAALESGTVPSEPAATGGKSGKGWMIASIVLAVLLAAALIKPPFGGSNEVVAQVNGVDIKKDQLFDSMVELGGDSILENLINEELINQEAKKAGITVTDEDINKEIDTLKKNFPSEEEFNAALMQSNMTIDDLKEQMPIQIQMRKLLEPKAKESVTDEQVKQYFDENKSMYDTEEQVRASHILVETKEEAEAIMKQLNEGADFAALAKEKSIDPGSKDAGGDLNFFPKGAMEEPFEKAAFALKSAGELSPIVQTSHGFHIIKFTEHKAAAAAKFEDHKAEIQESLINSKIGELSQTWMADLKANAKITNHLKKDTEADADGGANTNPAAG from the coding sequence TTGAACGAGAAAGACGAGCAGCAGAAGGATTTAGAACTTAATAAAGCAGGGGGCAATAAAGAAGAGACGAAAGCGCCGGATAATCTGCCAGGTGCGAATGAAGTGGCCGCTTCGCAAGAAGAGCCGGCCGCCAGGGAAGAGAATTTGGATTCCCCGGCATATACCGGAACTGAAACGGATGACGATCGTGCGGCTGAAGACGATAAGGTTGAGAATAACGGCGCGGCTGCGCTTGAGTCCGGGACCGTCCCGTCAGAACCCGCTGCAACGGGCGGCAAGAGCGGTAAAGGATGGATGATCGCAAGCATCGTTCTGGCTGTCCTGCTTGCGGCTGCACTTATTAAACCGCCGTTCGGCGGAAGCAACGAGGTCGTCGCACAGGTGAACGGCGTTGATATTAAGAAGGATCAGCTGTTTGATTCCATGGTCGAGCTCGGCGGCGATTCGATTCTTGAGAACCTGATCAACGAGGAATTGATTAACCAGGAAGCGAAGAAAGCCGGCATTACCGTTACGGATGAGGATATTAATAAAGAAATCGATACGCTTAAGAAGAACTTTCCGTCCGAGGAAGAATTCAACGCGGCTTTGATGCAATCGAATATGACGATTGACGATCTGAAGGAGCAGATGCCGATTCAGATTCAAATGCGCAAGCTGCTGGAGCCGAAGGCGAAGGAGAGCGTGACCGACGAGCAGGTAAAACAATATTTTGACGAGAACAAATCGATGTACGATACCGAGGAACAAGTTCGCGCATCCCACATCTTGGTAGAGACCAAGGAAGAAGCGGAAGCGATTATGAAGCAGCTGAATGAGGGGGCGGACTTCGCCGCGCTGGCGAAGGAAAAATCGATTGATCCCGGTTCGAAGGATGCCGGGGGCGATCTTAATTTCTTCCCTAAAGGAGCGATGGAGGAGCCTTTCGAGAAGGCAGCCTTCGCGCTGAAGTCCGCTGGCGAGCTCAGCCCGATCGTGCAGACAAGCCATGGCTTCCATATCATTAAATTTACGGAGCACAAAGCAGCGGCAGCCGCGAAATTTGAGGATCATAAAGCGGAGATTCAAGAGTCGTTGATCAACAGCAAAATCGGCGAGCTGTCCCAAACCTGGATGGCCGATCTGAAAGCGAATGCCAAGATTACGAATCATCTTAAAAAAGATACCGAAGCTGATGCGGACGGTGGAGCGAACACCAATCCAGCAGCAGGCTAA
- a CDS encoding proline dehydrogenase family protein gives MDVGTRLFRSALLGLAGNRVARKFSERYGMKLGASRFVAGETMEAAIEQAKRINQQGVTVTLDYLGESVSSLEEAKGCELAYLDLLQAIRASGIDGNISLKPTQFGLAINEDSCLASIRKVTKEAACLGLFVRLDMEDSPWTDATLRIVRTLKAEGYKNIGTVIQACLYRSRQDVRALSAEGINLRLVKGAYKEPPSIAIPSKRKVDANMRHLIRTRLDSGVYTAIATHDEEIIRWVKSYTRTHNIPRTAFEFQMLYGIRTPLQAALAREGYTVRSYVPFGRSWYPYFVRRLAERPANVLFIARSLFKRG, from the coding sequence ATGGATGTCGGAACGCGGCTGTTCCGATCTGCTCTGCTTGGTTTGGCAGGTAACCGCGTGGCAAGAAAGTTCTCCGAGCGGTACGGAATGAAGCTTGGCGCAAGCCGGTTCGTCGCTGGCGAAACAATGGAAGCGGCCATCGAGCAGGCCAAGCGAATCAATCAACAAGGCGTAACCGTAACGCTCGATTACTTGGGCGAAAGCGTCAGCAGTCTCGAAGAGGCGAAGGGCTGCGAGCTCGCTTACCTCGATCTCCTCCAAGCTATCCGTGCCTCGGGCATCGATGGCAATATCTCGTTAAAGCCGACCCAATTCGGTCTGGCCATTAATGAAGACAGCTGCCTGGCCAGTATTCGCAAGGTTACGAAGGAAGCCGCCTGCCTCGGCTTGTTCGTCCGGCTGGATATGGAAGACAGCCCTTGGACGGATGCAACCCTCCGCATTGTGCGTACATTAAAGGCGGAAGGATACAAGAATATCGGAACGGTCATTCAAGCCTGCCTATACCGAAGCCGTCAGGATGTAAGAGCCTTATCGGCGGAAGGGATCAATCTGCGCCTGGTCAAGGGCGCCTACAAGGAGCCGCCCAGCATCGCCATACCTTCGAAGCGCAAGGTCGACGCGAACATGCGACATCTAATCCGAACGCGGCTTGACAGCGGGGTTTATACGGCTATCGCGACACATGACGAGGAAATCATCCGCTGGGTCAAATCGTACACAAGGACGCATAACATACCGCGAACCGCCTTCGAATTCCAAATGCTGTACGGGATACGGACGCCGCTGCAAGCGGCGCTGGCGCGCGAAGGGTACACCGTAAGAAGCTACGTTCCCTTCGGCCGCAGCTGGTATCCTTATTTCGTCAGACGATTGGCCGAACGGCCGGCCAACGTTCTGTTCATCGCAAGAAGCCTCTTCAAGCGGGGATGA
- the rsmD gene encoding 16S rRNA (guanine(966)-N(2))-methyltransferase RsmD: MRVIAGTAKGRALKPVPGMNTRPTTDKVKEAIFSMIGPYFDGGRALDLFAGTGGLGIEALSRGIGHAVFVDLERQSIEVIKRNVEAARVAERAEIYRNEAGRALKVLEKRGTAFSLVFLDPPYKMKDMDAFMQELAERGLLEAGGTVVIEHDAEHVYPVTAGAFEQTKHALYGDTAVSIYRYFPSEEGGSTQTEE; encoded by the coding sequence GTGAGAGTCATAGCAGGGACGGCCAAAGGCCGTGCTCTTAAGCCGGTGCCGGGCATGAACACGCGGCCGACGACGGACAAGGTGAAGGAAGCGATCTTCAGTATGATCGGTCCTTATTTTGACGGCGGCCGGGCGCTTGATTTATTTGCCGGGACCGGAGGCTTGGGAATTGAAGCGTTGAGCCGCGGTATCGGACATGCGGTATTCGTGGATTTGGAGCGTCAGAGCATTGAGGTTATCAAGCGGAATGTTGAAGCCGCAAGGGTTGCCGAGCGGGCGGAAATTTACCGGAATGAGGCTGGAAGGGCGCTGAAGGTGCTGGAGAAGCGGGGAACGGCGTTTTCGCTCGTTTTTCTCGATCCCCCTTACAAGATGAAGGACATGGATGCTTTCATGCAGGAGCTCGCAGAGCGGGGGCTGCTGGAAGCCGGCGGAACAGTTGTCATCGAGCATGACGCCGAGCATGTATATCCCGTAACAGCAGGAGCATTCGAACAAACGAAGCACGCCCTTTATGGGGACACGGCGGTTTCGATCTACCGCTACTTCCCTTCCGAAGAAGGCGGCAGCACGCAAACGGAGGAGTAA
- the coaD gene encoding pantetheine-phosphate adenylyltransferase, with translation MQLSDKQRKGERIAVYPGSFDPVTFGHLDIIHRAAKQFDHLIVAVLNNSSKNPLFSVEERKELLTAVTRDLPNVSIDSFRDLLVRFMRSRNAQVIVRGIRSVTDFEYELQLASTNHQLDDGIETIFMMTNPKYSYLSSSIVKEIAHFQGNVKDLVPPEVDRAMSLKYTQRK, from the coding sequence ATGCAATTATCGGACAAGCAGCGCAAAGGGGAGCGAATCGCTGTATATCCAGGCAGCTTCGACCCCGTCACGTTCGGCCATCTTGATATTATCCATCGCGCCGCGAAGCAGTTCGATCATTTGATTGTCGCGGTATTGAACAATTCCAGTAAAAATCCGCTGTTCTCGGTCGAAGAACGCAAGGAGCTGCTTACGGCGGTAACGCGCGATTTACCGAATGTGTCCATTGACAGCTTCCGCGATCTGCTGGTCCGCTTCATGCGTTCCCGCAATGCCCAAGTAATCGTCAGAGGCATCCGTTCCGTGACGGATTTCGAATATGAACTTCAGCTTGCCTCAACCAACCATCAGCTGGATGACGGGATCGAAACGATCTTTATGATGACGAACCCGAAATATTCGTATTTGAGCTCCAGTATCGTCAAAGAAATCGCACACTTCCAAGGGAACGTGAAGGATTTGGTGCCGCCGGAAGTCGACCGCGCCATGTCGTTGAAATATACACAGCGCAAGTAA
- a CDS encoding nucleoside recognition domain-containing protein, producing MLRTITFAALSLMLVTAIIYRPSEAFQASLQGLTVWWNIVFPGLLPFLTMLELMLAFGAVHALGTLLHPLMRRLFRLPGEAGFALVLGWTGGFPAGAESAAALRKTGLLTRSEGQRLLEMAHMPSPLFIIVVVGAGFLNRPELGLAIAGTVWLTGLLSSLVLARFSREQPQMAEEQPRHTGLFRRAAAAMADARNRDGRSFGKTLGDAVTVSVAKLMAIGGFMMMCAVIAGLVETLLNNAIPAPLLTGLLESHIGAFSAATAQIPGGQPWNIAAITAILSWGGLSSLLQAGSALGGTDLSVWRLAVHRLLQAILAFILSLTVTNLIVKYAGAVIDSSPAMLQNGSHEKRTGPWRVSELPDIWPHMPVALLTFAGILVLLCLISAGAARRDRPYGR from the coding sequence ATGCTGCGTACGATAACGTTCGCCGCTCTGTCCCTTATGCTTGTAACGGCCATCATCTACAGGCCCTCAGAAGCGTTCCAAGCGTCTTTACAAGGGCTTACTGTCTGGTGGAACATCGTCTTTCCAGGCCTGCTTCCCTTTCTGACGATGCTTGAGCTGATGCTCGCATTCGGCGCGGTTCACGCCTTGGGAACGCTGCTCCATCCCCTTATGCGGCGTCTGTTCCGCCTGCCGGGCGAAGCCGGCTTTGCCCTGGTCTTAGGCTGGACAGGCGGGTTCCCCGCCGGTGCGGAATCGGCTGCCGCGCTTCGGAAGACAGGACTCCTTACGCGGAGTGAAGGACAACGCTTGCTCGAGATGGCTCATATGCCAAGTCCCCTCTTTATTATCGTCGTTGTCGGCGCCGGTTTCCTGAATCGCCCGGAGCTGGGTCTCGCCATTGCAGGCACGGTGTGGCTGACCGGGCTGCTGTCGTCTCTCGTGCTTGCCCGCTTCAGCCGCGAGCAGCCGCAGATGGCGGAAGAGCAGCCGCGGCATACGGGATTATTCCGCCGTGCGGCAGCTGCGATGGCAGATGCAAGGAATCGGGACGGGCGTTCGTTCGGCAAGACGCTTGGCGATGCCGTCACCGTATCGGTTGCGAAGCTGATGGCAATTGGCGGGTTTATGATGATGTGCGCCGTTATTGCAGGTCTCGTTGAAACTCTGCTGAATAACGCTATACCTGCCCCTCTTCTCACCGGTCTGCTCGAGAGCCATATCGGCGCCTTCTCGGCAGCGACTGCACAGATCCCCGGCGGTCAACCGTGGAATATAGCGGCCATAACCGCCATCTTGAGCTGGGGCGGCTTAAGCTCGCTGCTGCAAGCCGGAAGCGCACTCGGGGGCACCGATCTGTCCGTTTGGAGATTGGCTGTCCATCGTCTGCTGCAAGCTATACTCGCATTCATTCTGTCGCTTACCGTGACAAACCTGATCGTCAAATATGCAGGTGCAGTAATCGACTCGTCCCCTGCTATGCTTCAGAACGGCTCGCATGAGAAGAGAACCGGACCGTGGCGGGTTTCCGAATTGCCGGACATCTGGCCCCACATGCCGGTTGCGCTGCTAACGTTCGCGGGTATCCTTGTCCTGCTTTGCCTGATTTCGGCAGGCGCCGCCAGACGAGACCGTCCGTACGGACGCTGA